In Xenorhabdus poinarii G6, the following are encoded in one genomic region:
- a CDS encoding AMP-binding protein: protein MNEFKYKSIGYIVSHIVSLYGNSLAVIDETESLNYLQLYTEASQLCMHLAEILQAKGQCIAIARPHNVKTIVALLAIVLSGNYYVYVDLTQPKTWLEKQLSRLNCNVMFYSSDNYLKNIPDGMTLFFAQDKGFPIPAVLPEVSANQTAYVNFLSGSTGEPKAIACTHAGIIRLCQQQTFLDFDARPVLL from the coding sequence ATGAATGAGTTTAAATATAAATCAATAGGTTATATAGTATCTCATATTGTCAGCCTTTATGGGAATTCTTTGGCCGTTATTGACGAAACAGAATCCTTAAATTATTTGCAGCTATATACTGAGGCTAGTCAGCTCTGCATGCATCTTGCTGAGATTCTGCAAGCAAAAGGTCAGTGTATTGCTATCGCGAGACCTCATAATGTCAAAACGATTGTCGCTTTGTTAGCGATTGTACTTTCCGGAAATTACTATGTTTATGTTGATTTAACTCAACCAAAAACTTGGCTCGAAAAACAGCTTAGTCGACTGAATTGCAATGTAATGTTTTATTCTTCAGATAATTACCTTAAAAATATTCCTGATGGCATGACACTATTTTTTGCACAGGATAAGGGTTTCCCTATCCCTGCTGTTTTACCCGAGGTAAGCGCTAATCAGACCGCTTATGTTAATTTCTTATCCGGCAGTACGGGGGAGCCAAAAGCCATTGCTTGCACTCACGCAGGTATTATCCGTCTTTGTCAGCAACAAACGTTTCTCGACTTTGATGCTCGTCCGGTATTGCTATAG